A window of the Garra rufa chromosome 10, GarRuf1.0, whole genome shotgun sequence genome harbors these coding sequences:
- the mfsd14a2 gene encoding MFSD14 family MFS transporter has translation MTGEKKKKKRLNRSILLAKKIIIKDGGTPQGIGEPSVYHAVVVIFLEFFAWGLLTTPMLTVLHQTFPQHTFLMNGLIHGVKGLLSFLSAPLIGALSDVWGRKSFLLLTVFFTCAPIPLMKISPWWYFAVISMSGVFAVTFSVIFAYVADITQEHERSTAYGLVSATFAASLVTSPAIGAYLSEAYGDTLVVILATAIALLDICFILVAVPESLPEKMRPASWGAPISWEQADPFASLRKVGQDSTVLLICITVFLSYLPEAGQYSSFFLYLRQVIGFTSETVAAFIAVVGILSILAQTVVLGILMRSIGNKNTILLGLGFQILQLAWYGFGSQPWMMWAAGAVAAMSSITFPAISAIVSRNADPDQQGVVQGMITGIRGLCNGLGPALYGFVFYLFHVELSEMDPAESPEKGAKPNMANPTDESAIIPGPPFLFGACSVLLSLLVALFIPEHNGLNMRPGSYKKHNNGAQSHLHSSQGGPCEGKEPLLEDSSV, from the exons ATGACtggagagaaaaagaagaaaaagcgGCTGAACCGCAGCATTCTTCTAGCCAAGAAAATCATCATTAAAGATGGAGGCACT CCACAGGGGATTGGAGAGCCCAGTGTCTATCATGCGGTGGTGGTTATCTTCCTGGAGTTCTTCGCCTGGGGGCTGCTCACCACTCCCATGCTTACG GTGTTACATCAGACATTCCCCCAGCATACATTCCTGATGAATGGACTTATTCATGGTGTCAAG GGCCTGCTGTCTTTTCTGAGTGCTCCATTAATCGGCGCTCTGTCAGATGTGTGGGGCCGGAAGTCCTTCCTGCTGCTCACTGTGTTCTTCACATGTGCTCCCATCCCTCTCATGAAGATCAGCCCATG GTGGTACTTTGCTGTGATCTCCATGTCCGGTGTGTTTGCGGTCACATTCTCTGTGATCTTTGCATATGTGGCTGATATCACCCAAGAGCATGAAAGGAGCACTGCATACGGCTTG GTATCGGCCACTTTTGCAGCCAGTCTGGTGACAAGTCCAGCGATCGGTGCGTACCTGTCAGAGGCGTATGGAGATACCCTGGTGGTCATCCTTGCCACAGCCATTGCCCTGCTAGACATCTGTTTTATCCTGGTGGCGGTTCCTGAGTCCTTGCCTGAGAAGATGAGACCAGCTTCATGGGGAGCCCCCATCTCATGGGAGCAGGCAGACCCTTTTGCA TCCTTGCGTAAGGTGGGCCAAGACTCCACAGTTCTTCTGATCTGCATCACAGTCTTCCTGTCTTACCTGCCTGAGGCTGGACAGTATTCCAGTTTCTTCCTGTATCTCAGACAG GTCATTGGATTTACATCGGAAACAGTTGCTGCCTTCATTGCGGTGGTGGGAATTCTGTCCATCTTGGCTCAG ACGGTTGTCCTGGGAATCCTGATGCGTTCCATAGGGAATAAGAACACCATCTTGTTAGGACTCGGCTTTCAGATCCTGCAGCTGGCCTGGTACGGCTTTGGCTCCCAGCCTTG GATGATGTGGGCCGCTGGAGCCGTTGCTGCCATGTCCAGCATCACCTTCCCAGCAATCAGTGCCATAGTGTCCCGCAACGCAGACCCCGACCAACAAG GTGTGGTGCAGGGGATGATCACGGGAATACGAGGACTCTGTAACGGTCTAGGTCCAGCGCTCTACGGATTTGTCTTCTACCTGTTTCACGTGGAGCTCAGTGAAATGGACCCCGCAGAGAGCCCAGAGAAGGGTGCCAAACCCAACATGGCCAACCCTACAGATGAG AGTGCCATCATCCCCGGCCCTCCCTTCCTGTTCGGAGCTTGCTCAGTTTTGCTGTCTCTACTGGTTGCTCTCTTCATCCCAGAGCACAACGGCCTCAACATGCGGCCCGGCAGCTACAAGAAGCACAACAACGGCGCACAGAGCCACCTACACAGTTCGCAGGGCGGACCCTGCGAGGGCAAGGAGCCTCTACTGGAGGACAGCAGCGTATAA